One Microbacterium marinum genomic window carries:
- a CDS encoding cytochrome c biogenesis protein CcdA, with protein MNPGAIVADGALWIAIPLAALAGLVSFLSPCVLPLVPGYLGFLGGAVAPRDARREAAASGGASTAVATASRTRAPGRGRLLFGVLLFIAGFTVVFLAMGVFAGAMGRVFIEYQDVITRVLGAVVIVLGLVFVGVFGFAQRIYRPQLRQNLGLVGAPLLGVAMGIGWAPCIGPTLATILSMAYTQADPARAGVLAVAYSLGLGVPFILLALGATWATRSVAFVRRHIRVVNIVGGVLLIALGILMVTGVWTAVMSAFAGMVSGVPTFL; from the coding sequence GTGAACCCCGGCGCCATCGTCGCCGACGGTGCACTCTGGATCGCCATCCCCCTGGCGGCACTGGCGGGACTCGTGTCGTTCCTCTCGCCGTGCGTGCTGCCGCTCGTCCCCGGTTACCTCGGCTTCCTCGGCGGCGCGGTCGCTCCGCGCGACGCGCGCCGGGAAGCGGCGGCCTCGGGCGGTGCCTCGACGGCTGTCGCCACAGCATCGCGCACGCGCGCCCCGGGGAGAGGGCGCCTGCTGTTCGGCGTCCTCCTCTTCATCGCGGGCTTCACCGTCGTCTTCCTCGCGATGGGGGTCTTCGCGGGCGCGATGGGTCGGGTCTTCATCGAGTACCAGGACGTCATCACGCGCGTCCTCGGCGCCGTCGTCATCGTGTTGGGCCTCGTCTTCGTGGGCGTGTTCGGTTTCGCGCAGCGCATCTACCGACCCCAGCTCCGCCAGAACCTCGGGCTCGTCGGCGCGCCCCTGCTGGGCGTTGCGATGGGCATCGGCTGGGCGCCGTGCATCGGCCCGACGCTCGCGACGATCCTGAGCATGGCGTACACGCAGGCCGATCCCGCGCGCGCGGGCGTCCTGGCCGTGGCCTACTCGCTCGGACTCGGCGTGCCCTTCATCCTGCTCGCCCTGGGCGCGACCTGGGCCACACGATCGGTGGCGTTCGTCCGACGCCACATCCGCGTCGTGAACATCGTCGGCGGCGTCCTGCTGATCGCCCTCGGCATCCTCATGGTGACCGGGGTCTGGACCGCGGTCATGTCCGCTTTCGCAGGGATGGTGAGCGGTGTCCCGACCTTCCTCTGA
- a CDS encoding TlpA family protein disulfide reductase: protein MTRRILAAIGVLALAVGLAACTGQNDDLADTYREGRNQGFISGDGRITEIPLDERGDAVEFTGTAVDGSTISSADYAGEVLVLNFWYAQCGPCRAEAPFLQSAYTDTQSDGAEFLGINIYDGPEQAASFDETYDITYPSILARGDVDLKLAFADWTSLQAAPTTLVLDREGRVAASLFGQLESASILKTLVEDTLAEGQ, encoded by the coding sequence ATGACCCGCCGCATTCTCGCCGCCATCGGCGTCCTCGCCCTGGCCGTCGGCCTCGCGGCCTGCACGGGGCAGAACGACGACCTCGCGGACACGTACCGTGAAGGCCGCAACCAGGGCTTCATCTCCGGCGACGGCCGTATCACCGAGATCCCGCTCGACGAGCGCGGCGACGCGGTGGAGTTCACCGGCACCGCTGTCGACGGGTCGACGATCTCGAGCGCTGACTATGCCGGAGAGGTCCTGGTCCTGAACTTCTGGTACGCCCAGTGCGGTCCGTGCCGCGCCGAGGCGCCCTTCCTTCAGTCCGCCTACACCGATACGCAGTCGGACGGGGCAGAGTTCCTCGGGATCAACATCTACGACGGGCCCGAGCAGGCGGCATCCTTCGACGAGACGTACGACATCACCTACCCGTCGATCCTCGCCCGGGGAGACGTCGATCTGAAGCTCGCGTTCGCCGACTGGACCTCCCTCCAGGCTGCGCCGACGACACTGGTGCTCGACCGCGAGGGCCGGGTGGCGGCCAGCCTGTTCGGACAGCTCGAGAGCGCCTCCATTTTGAAGACCCTCGTCGAGGACACCCTCGCGGAGGGGCAGTGA
- a CDS encoding histidine phosphatase family protein, protein MPAARLHLVRHGEVHNPDRVLYGRLPEFHLSDDGHRMARAAAEHVKSSGRPVRSLVCSPLERTRESAAPFAELFGVKPVVDARVIEPTNVFEGRRMQRALRNPINWWHLRTPALPSWGEPYLDVVDRMQAAMRDAWNRTPSGDAVIVSHQLPIWITHLSVAGLSLRHDPRRRRCDLSSITSFELVGDVWREVDYAEPASTAGAVDVGAV, encoded by the coding sequence GTGCCTGCAGCCCGACTCCACCTCGTGCGCCACGGAGAGGTCCACAACCCCGACCGTGTGCTCTACGGACGGCTGCCGGAGTTCCATCTGAGCGATGACGGCCATCGCATGGCCCGCGCCGCCGCAGAGCACGTGAAGAGCTCCGGCCGGCCCGTCCGCTCGCTCGTCTGCTCCCCGCTGGAGCGCACGCGCGAGTCTGCGGCCCCGTTCGCGGAGCTGTTCGGAGTGAAGCCTGTCGTCGATGCGCGAGTCATCGAGCCGACGAACGTCTTCGAAGGCCGCCGGATGCAGCGTGCGCTGCGCAACCCGATCAACTGGTGGCACCTGCGCACCCCTGCCCTCCCCAGCTGGGGCGAGCCCTACCTCGACGTCGTCGACCGCATGCAGGCGGCGATGCGGGACGCCTGGAACCGAACGCCGTCGGGTGACGCCGTCATCGTGTCCCACCAACTACCGATCTGGATCACCCACCTCTCCGTCGCCGGGCTCTCGCTGCGACACGACCCTCGCCGGCGCCGCTGCGATCTCTCCAGCATCACGAGCTTCGAGCTCGTCGGCGACGTGTGGCGTGAGGTCGATTACGCCGAGCCCGCGTCGACGGCGGGAGCGGTGGACGTAGGAGCCGTATGA
- a CDS encoding DedA family protein, giving the protein MTEQMQAATIRAAAQSDGSWLSALADWVVSLMEIIGPPGAAVAVGLDNLFPPIPSEVVLPMAGLAASRGSFTLFEAIAWTTFGSVFGAYILYFLGRWLGAERLARIADRLPLVSGEDVEKSVAWFERHGSVAVFFGRMVPLFRSLISIPAGVAKMHWWKFGLLTTAGSLIWNSIFVLAGFLLGENWHIVEQYAEIFQMIVIVVVVVAIVWFVVVRVRAVIRDRRERDADASGASDDSGSS; this is encoded by the coding sequence ATGACCGAACAGATGCAGGCGGCGACGATTCGCGCGGCGGCACAATCCGACGGATCGTGGCTGTCCGCGCTCGCCGACTGGGTGGTGTCGCTGATGGAGATCATCGGCCCGCCGGGAGCCGCGGTCGCCGTCGGCCTCGACAACCTCTTCCCGCCGATCCCGAGCGAGGTCGTGCTGCCGATGGCGGGTCTGGCCGCCAGCCGGGGTTCCTTCACGCTCTTCGAAGCGATCGCCTGGACGACGTTCGGGTCGGTGTTCGGCGCCTACATCCTGTACTTCCTCGGCCGGTGGCTCGGAGCCGAGCGTCTCGCGCGCATCGCCGATCGCCTCCCGCTGGTCAGCGGCGAAGACGTCGAGAAGTCCGTCGCGTGGTTCGAGCGCCACGGCTCCGTCGCGGTGTTCTTCGGGCGCATGGTTCCGCTGTTCCGCAGTCTCATCTCGATACCCGCAGGCGTCGCGAAGATGCACTGGTGGAAGTTCGGCCTCCTGACGACGGCCGGAAGCCTCATCTGGAACTCGATCTTCGTGCTCGCAGGCTTCCTCCTCGGTGAGAACTGGCACATCGTCGAGCAGTATGCCGAGATCTTCCAGATGATCGTCATCGTCGTCGTGGTGGTCGCGATCGTCTGGTTCGTCGTGGTCCGCGTTCGGGCGGTCATCCGCGACCGCCGCGAGAGGGATGCCGACGCGAGCGGTGCCTCCGACGATTCAGGCTCCTCATAG
- the aspS gene encoding aspartate--tRNA(Asn) ligase produces MSERVLVQQLQSREDGLVSVSGWVETVRDQKKVQFVILRDETGAVQLVNPAIRPTEDGTEQDAAALALTSLISELSTGTFLTATGELKHDERVKLGGVEIKLAGLEIAASALPETPIAADSGLDKRMDWRFLDLRQRRNNLIFRVQTTLEHAMRTYWIERDYIEIHSPKLMASASESAAELFEVPYFEDKTAYLAQSPQFFKQMAQSAGFGKIFEIGDVFRADPSFTSRHATEFTSIDAEISWIDSHEDVAAMQEELLQFAFQAVKDKHGAEIAELFGVDVQVPATPFPRIPLAEAREIVAARGYEIPRTDGDLDPEGERQISAHVAETYGHQFVFITDYHPEIRAFYHMRDEETGLTKSYDLLFNGVEITTGAQREHRVDVLIEQAKEKGLDPEHLDFYLDFFRYGAPPHGGFGMGLARVLMLLLGESSIREVTYLFRGPTRLAP; encoded by the coding sequence GTGAGTGAACGCGTTCTCGTCCAGCAGCTGCAGTCCCGTGAAGACGGCCTCGTCTCCGTCTCCGGATGGGTGGAGACCGTCCGTGATCAGAAGAAGGTGCAGTTCGTCATCCTGCGCGATGAGACCGGCGCCGTGCAGCTGGTGAATCCCGCCATTCGCCCGACGGAGGACGGCACCGAACAGGATGCCGCAGCGCTCGCGCTCACCTCTCTCATCTCCGAACTGAGCACCGGCACCTTCCTGACGGCGACCGGCGAGCTCAAGCACGACGAGCGCGTCAAGCTCGGCGGCGTCGAGATCAAGCTCGCGGGGCTCGAGATCGCGGCATCCGCTCTGCCGGAGACCCCGATCGCGGCCGACTCCGGTCTCGACAAGCGGATGGACTGGCGCTTCCTCGACCTGCGTCAGCGTCGCAACAACCTCATCTTCCGTGTGCAGACGACCCTCGAGCACGCGATGCGCACCTACTGGATCGAGCGCGACTACATCGAGATCCACTCCCCCAAGCTCATGGCCTCGGCGTCGGAGTCCGCCGCCGAGCTGTTCGAGGTGCCCTACTTCGAGGACAAGACGGCCTACCTCGCGCAGAGCCCGCAGTTCTTCAAGCAGATGGCGCAGTCGGCCGGCTTCGGCAAGATCTTCGAGATCGGAGACGTGTTCCGCGCCGACCCGTCGTTCACATCGCGCCACGCGACCGAGTTCACCTCGATCGACGCGGAGATCAGCTGGATCGACTCGCACGAAGACGTCGCCGCGATGCAGGAAGAGCTCCTGCAGTTCGCGTTCCAGGCGGTGAAGGACAAGCACGGCGCCGAGATCGCCGAGCTGTTCGGTGTCGACGTGCAGGTGCCTGCCACCCCGTTCCCGCGCATCCCTCTGGCCGAGGCGCGCGAGATCGTCGCGGCCCGTGGCTACGAGATCCCCCGCACCGACGGCGATCTCGACCCCGAGGGCGAGCGCCAGATTTCGGCGCACGTCGCCGAAACGTACGGCCACCAGTTCGTCTTCATCACCGACTACCACCCCGAGATCCGCGCGTTCTACCACATGCGCGACGAGGAGACGGGGCTCACCAAGTCGTACGACCTGCTGTTCAACGGTGTCGAGATCACCACGGGCGCGCAGCGCGAGCACCGCGTCGACGTGCTGATCGAGCAGGCGAAGGAGAAGGGTCTCGACCCCGAGCACCTCGACTTCTACCTCGACTTCTTCCGCTACGGCGCCCCGCCGCACGGTGGCTTCGGCATGGGCCTCGCGCGCGTGCTCATGCTGCTGCTCGGCGAATCGTCGATCCGCGAGGTCACGTACCTCTTCCGCGGACCGACACGGCTCGCCCCGTAA
- a CDS encoding mechanosensitive ion channel family protein: MWENWLTYGIAVAIAIVAAVIVAALVSLTVRIIARRREWAGVLVRHARHPFRTILLIAGLWAATQIAFPHRELLPTLVHVLTIAAIAASAWLLGSLVVVVTDVALGRYRIDVPDNRVARRIRTQMLIVRRLAIVLVVVIALGAVLLTFDAVRAVGASVLASAGIASVVAGLAAQSVLANVFAGLQLVFSDALRVDDVVVAEGEWGRVGEITLSYVVLDLWDDRRLVLPCTYFTTTPFQNWTRKGSELLGAVEFDLDWRVSPALMREHLGAVLAQTDLWDGRASVLQVTEATGGAVRVRILVTAKDAPTLFDLRCLVREAMVVWVQQTMPAALPVQRVMVTEPAPTSTHDTDAAPAADGLFTGNADAERRAQTFTNAIPTVDTDPR, encoded by the coding sequence ATGTGGGAGAACTGGCTGACGTACGGCATCGCCGTCGCCATCGCGATCGTCGCCGCGGTCATCGTCGCGGCACTCGTGTCGCTGACCGTGCGGATCATCGCTCGTCGTCGTGAATGGGCCGGGGTCCTCGTCCGGCACGCGCGGCATCCGTTCCGCACGATCCTCCTGATAGCGGGCCTGTGGGCGGCGACGCAGATCGCCTTCCCGCACCGCGAACTGCTCCCCACCCTCGTCCACGTCCTCACCATTGCGGCCATCGCAGCGAGCGCCTGGCTGCTCGGTTCTCTCGTGGTCGTCGTCACCGACGTCGCCCTCGGCCGGTACCGCATCGACGTGCCCGACAACCGGGTCGCGCGCCGCATCCGCACGCAGATGCTGATCGTCCGGCGTCTCGCGATCGTCCTGGTGGTCGTCATCGCCCTCGGTGCGGTGCTCCTCACCTTCGACGCCGTCCGCGCGGTGGGCGCGAGCGTCCTGGCATCCGCCGGCATCGCCTCGGTGGTCGCGGGGCTCGCCGCGCAGTCGGTCCTCGCGAACGTCTTCGCGGGGCTGCAGCTCGTCTTCAGCGACGCGCTCCGCGTCGACGACGTCGTCGTCGCCGAGGGCGAGTGGGGGCGCGTGGGCGAGATCACCCTCAGCTACGTCGTGCTCGATCTGTGGGACGACCGACGACTCGTGCTGCCGTGCACGTACTTCACGACGACGCCGTTCCAGAACTGGACCCGGAAGGGATCGGAGCTGCTGGGAGCGGTGGAGTTCGACCTCGACTGGCGCGTGTCGCCCGCGCTGATGCGCGAGCATCTGGGCGCCGTGCTCGCGCAGACCGACCTGTGGGACGGCCGCGCGTCCGTCCTCCAGGTGACCGAGGCCACCGGCGGCGCGGTGCGGGTCCGCATCCTCGTCACCGCGAAAGACGCACCCACCCTGTTCGACCTACGGTGCCTCGTGCGGGAGGCCATGGTGGTGTGGGTGCAGCAGACCATGCCGGCGGCCCTCCCGGTGCAGCGCGTGATGGTCACCGAACCCGCGCCCACCTCGACCCACGACACGGATGCCGCGCCGGCCGCCGACGGCCTGTTCACCGGCAATGCCGACGCGGAACGCCGCGCGCAGACCTTCACGAACGCCATCCCCACGGTGGACACCGACCCGCGTTGA
- a CDS encoding ABC transporter substrate-binding protein — protein MSRNHPRRAYAALALTTIAALSLAACAGSPDTENAAAGDESTASTATSVADFGSFEELEAAAKAEGNLNVIALPRDWANYGEILDLFAERYPEITINEQSPDVSSAEEITAAETNKGLDTAPDVFDLGLTVALQSTDHFAPYQVENWDDIPDALKEPTGLFVGDYGGYMSVGYDSAKFEAPAELADLLGDDYRGAVAINGDPTAAGAAFAAVGLASVQSGGSLDDFQPGIDFFSELNAAGNMLKLDVTSATVASGETPVVFDWDYLNAAHKADVPTWETVVFDGTGYAGYYNQAINVDAPNPAAARLWQEFLYSDEVQNLWLKGGARPVRMEAMIEAGTIDEDLAAALPEAPAETVVPTEEQSTAAGELLGANWAAAVQ, from the coding sequence ATGTCCCGCAACCACCCGCGCCGCGCGTACGCTGCGCTCGCACTCACCACGATCGCCGCGCTCTCGCTCGCCGCGTGCGCCGGCTCCCCCGACACCGAGAACGCCGCCGCCGGCGACGAGTCCACAGCATCCACAGCGACCAGCGTCGCCGACTTCGGCAGCTTCGAAGAGCTCGAAGCCGCAGCGAAGGCCGAGGGCAACCTCAACGTCATCGCGCTGCCGCGCGACTGGGCGAACTACGGCGAGATTCTCGACCTCTTCGCCGAGCGTTACCCCGAGATCACGATCAACGAGCAGTCCCCCGACGTCTCGAGCGCCGAGGAGATCACCGCCGCCGAGACCAACAAGGGTCTCGACACCGCTCCCGACGTCTTCGACCTGGGCCTGACCGTCGCCCTCCAGAGCACCGATCACTTCGCCCCGTATCAGGTCGAGAACTGGGATGACATCCCCGACGCGCTCAAGGAGCCCACCGGCCTGTTCGTCGGCGACTACGGCGGGTACATGTCGGTCGGCTACGACTCCGCGAAGTTCGAGGCACCCGCGGAGCTCGCCGACCTGCTCGGGGACGACTACCGCGGCGCCGTGGCCATCAACGGCGACCCGACCGCGGCGGGCGCAGCCTTCGCGGCCGTCGGCCTGGCCTCGGTCCAGTCCGGTGGCTCGCTCGACGACTTCCAGCCCGGCATCGACTTCTTCTCCGAGCTCAACGCGGCCGGCAACATGCTGAAGCTCGACGTGACCAGCGCCACGGTCGCCAGCGGCGAGACGCCGGTCGTCTTCGACTGGGACTACCTGAACGCCGCCCACAAGGCCGACGTCCCCACCTGGGAGACGGTCGTCTTCGACGGCACCGGCTACGCGGGCTACTACAACCAGGCCATCAACGTCGACGCGCCCAACCCGGCCGCCGCGCGCCTGTGGCAGGAGTTCCTCTACAGCGACGAGGTCCAGAACCTGTGGCTGAAGGGCGGCGCCCGCCCCGTGCGGATGGAAGCCATGATCGAGGCCGGCACCATCGACGAGGACCTCGCCGCGGCACTGCCCGAGGCCCCCGCCGAGACGGTCGTCCCGACCGAGGAGCAGTCCACCGCCGCCGGTGAGCTGCTCGGCGCGAACTGGGCCGCCGCGGTCCAGTGA
- a CDS encoding ABC transporter permease: MGRRGPVTTLTSGNPLAGSPTPSPEGREHTAPAPRAARRPGGAWLGLVPFAAYLGAFLVLPTVLALMTGLFDGDGALTGDNIAALVDPVVLATFGNSTWVSLLTAAIGAATGALVCFAMLGLPETGFVRTTVDAASGVLAQFGGVMLAFVLVATIGTQGVVTRLLDDVFGLDIFAGGAWIYALPGLIPAYVVFQVPLMVITFMPALAALKPQWVEAHLTLGGTRASFWPTIGFPVLAPSFLASFLLLFANAFSSYATAAALASQGSQIVPLQIRTALTSETVLGRENLAGALALGMILVVGVVMAVYALIQRRAARWQS, from the coding sequence CTGGGCCGCCGCGGTCCAGTGACGACGCTGACGTCGGGGAACCCGCTCGCGGGTTCCCCGACCCCCTCTCCCGAGGGACGGGAGCACACCGCTCCCGCCCCTCGGGCGGCACGGCGCCCAGGCGGGGCGTGGCTGGGGCTCGTGCCGTTTGCGGCGTACCTCGGCGCGTTCCTCGTGCTCCCGACGGTGCTCGCGCTGATGACCGGCCTCTTCGACGGCGACGGCGCGCTGACCGGCGACAACATCGCCGCCCTCGTCGACCCCGTGGTGCTCGCCACCTTCGGCAACTCGACGTGGGTCTCCCTCCTCACCGCCGCCATCGGCGCCGCCACAGGTGCGCTCGTCTGCTTCGCGATGCTGGGGCTGCCCGAGACCGGATTCGTCCGCACGACGGTGGATGCCGCGTCGGGGGTGCTCGCTCAGTTCGGCGGCGTCATGCTGGCCTTCGTGCTCGTCGCGACGATCGGCACGCAGGGCGTGGTGACGCGTCTGCTGGACGATGTGTTCGGCCTCGACATCTTCGCCGGGGGCGCATGGATCTACGCCCTGCCGGGGCTCATCCCCGCCTACGTCGTGTTCCAGGTGCCGCTGATGGTCATCACCTTCATGCCGGCGCTGGCCGCCCTGAAGCCGCAGTGGGTCGAGGCGCACCTGACGCTGGGCGGGACGAGGGCCTCGTTCTGGCCCACGATCGGTTTCCCCGTGCTCGCCCCCTCGTTCCTCGCGAGCTTCCTGCTGCTGTTCGCGAACGCCTTCAGCTCGTACGCCACGGCGGCGGCGCTGGCCAGCCAGGGGTCGCAGATCGTCCCGCTGCAGATCCGCACCGCCCTCACCAGTGAGACCGTCCTCGGACGCGAGAACCTGGCGGGTGCGCTGGCGCTCGGCATGATCCTCGTGGTGGGTGTGGTGATGGCCGTCTACGCGCTCATCCAGCGCCGGGCCGCGCGGTGGCAGTCGTGA
- a CDS encoding ABC transporter permease subunit, with translation MAVVSGLLAPSRATRWIIGVVVGGVFAVPFVATVLYTISSPDGWTLSRWAALFDPELASKYRPVWTGLVNSLTLALVTVAIVLFLFAPTMVLVSLRFPRLRRAFEFLALLPITIPAIVLVVGLAPIYLQIGRTFGTGAWTLAFAYGVLVLPFAYRSIQASIDAIDLRTLSEAARTLGAGWPSVLLRIIAPNLRQGLLAASLISVAVVLGEFTIASLLNRQVLQTGLVVINKQDAWASAIFTLLALAFAFLLLLIIGRAGRVGAGRKNP, from the coding sequence GTGGCAGTCGTGAGCGGCCTGCTCGCGCCCTCGCGCGCGACGCGGTGGATCATCGGGGTCGTGGTCGGCGGCGTCTTCGCGGTGCCGTTCGTGGCCACGGTGCTCTACACGATCTCCTCCCCCGACGGCTGGACACTGAGCCGCTGGGCGGCCCTGTTCGACCCGGAGCTGGCGTCGAAGTACCGCCCGGTCTGGACGGGGCTCGTGAACTCCCTCACCCTCGCCCTGGTCACCGTCGCGATCGTGCTGTTCCTCTTCGCCCCCACGATGGTGCTCGTCTCCCTTCGCTTCCCGCGCCTGCGCCGTGCGTTCGAGTTCCTGGCTCTCCTGCCGATCACGATCCCGGCGATCGTCCTGGTCGTGGGTCTCGCGCCCATCTACCTGCAGATCGGTCGCACGTTCGGGACGGGCGCCTGGACGCTGGCCTTCGCCTACGGCGTGCTCGTGCTCCCCTTCGCCTATCGTTCGATCCAGGCATCGATCGACGCGATCGACCTGCGCACCCTGTCGGAGGCGGCTCGCACCCTGGGCGCCGGATGGCCGTCGGTGCTCCTGAGGATCATCGCGCCGAACCTCCGCCAGGGCCTGCTCGCGGCATCCCTCATCTCGGTCGCCGTCGTCCTCGGCGAGTTTACGATCGCGTCGCTGCTGAACCGCCAGGTGCTGCAGACGGGTCTCGTCGTCATCAACAAGCAGGATGCCTGGGCGTCCGCGATCTTCACGCTCCTGGCGCTGGCCTTCGCGTTCCTCCTGCTGCTCATCATCGGCCGCGCGGGACGCGTCGGCGCCGGAAGGAAGAACCCATGA
- a CDS encoding ABC transporter ATP-binding protein, with amino-acid sequence MTDTTTATDAGRPLPRTADNALLAGAGEGTRVELRGIVKDYGTTRVLHGVDLDIAPGEFVSLLGPSGCGKTTALRVISGLERATAGSVAFAGTDVSRVATNKRDIGMVFQAYSLFPHLRVIENVAFGLRRRRVDAASARRRSGEALDLVGLGHLADRYPHQLSGGQQQRVALARALVTEPRVLLLDEPLSALDAKVRVQLRDEIRRIQLRLGTTTVFVTHDQEEALAVSDRIAVMDAGRIEQIGTPEDLYLRPASARVAAFVGLSSAVAGVGGGNAVTVWGSVLPVQGEAATGDVEVLVRPENVRLVGEGQGVAAVVEESTFLGSIRRTLVRTDDGTLVRLQHPAGERLEFGQRVRIALAPVPVTVRAAD; translated from the coding sequence ATGACCGACACGACCACCGCCACGGACGCGGGCCGGCCCCTGCCGCGCACCGCGGACAACGCCCTGCTGGCGGGAGCCGGAGAAGGCACGCGGGTCGAACTGCGCGGCATCGTCAAGGACTACGGCACGACCCGGGTGCTGCACGGCGTCGACCTCGACATCGCCCCGGGCGAATTCGTGTCGCTCCTCGGCCCGTCGGGCTGCGGAAAGACGACGGCGCTGCGGGTGATCTCGGGACTGGAACGCGCGACAGCGGGCTCGGTCGCGTTCGCCGGCACCGACGTCTCCCGCGTCGCCACCAACAAACGCGACATCGGCATGGTCTTCCAGGCGTACTCGCTGTTCCCCCACCTCCGGGTGATCGAGAACGTCGCCTTCGGCCTGCGCCGCCGACGAGTGGATGCCGCCTCGGCACGCCGCCGGTCCGGCGAGGCGCTCGATCTGGTCGGCCTCGGGCACCTCGCCGACCGCTATCCCCATCAGCTGTCCGGTGGTCAGCAGCAGCGCGTCGCCCTCGCCCGGGCACTGGTGACCGAGCCGCGCGTGCTTCTCCTGGACGAGCCGCTGTCCGCCCTCGACGCGAAGGTCCGCGTGCAGCTGCGCGATGAGATCCGCCGCATCCAGCTGCGACTCGGGACGACGACCGTGTTCGTCACGCACGACCAGGAGGAAGCTCTCGCCGTCTCCGACCGCATCGCGGTGATGGATGCCGGGCGCATCGAGCAGATCGGCACGCCCGAGGACCTCTACCTGAGGCCCGCTTCCGCCCGGGTCGCGGCGTTCGTGGGGCTGTCGAGCGCGGTCGCCGGTGTCGGAGGGGGGAACGCGGTCACCGTGTGGGGCTCGGTGCTGCCGGTGCAGGGCGAAGCCGCCACCGGTGACGTGGAGGTGCTGGTGCGACCCGAGAACGTCCGTCTCGTCGGCGAGGGTCAGGGTGTCGCGGCCGTCGTGGAGGAGAGCACGTTCCTCGGCAGCATCCGGCGCACCCTCGTGCGCACCGACGACGGAACGCTCGTGCGACTGCAGCATCCCGCCGGCGAACGCCTCGAGTTCGGTCAGCGGGTGCGGATCGCCCTCGCACCCGTGCCGGTGACGGTGCGTGCCGCAGACTGA
- a CDS encoding Dabb family protein yields the protein MIRHVVVWAMAAEDAAVRTEHATEVARLLRGLVGVVPAIRSLSVGVNDPAVAGNADVAVVIDLDDLAALEAYQTHPAHQAVVGYIRSVTGGRMAVDFTL from the coding sequence ATGATCCGTCACGTCGTCGTCTGGGCCATGGCCGCCGAGGATGCCGCTGTCCGCACCGAGCATGCGACCGAGGTGGCGCGCCTGCTGCGCGGGCTCGTCGGCGTCGTCCCCGCGATCCGGTCGCTGTCGGTGGGCGTCAACGACCCCGCCGTCGCCGGCAACGCCGATGTCGCCGTCGTGATCGACCTCGACGACCTCGCCGCGCTGGAGGCGTATCAGACGCACCCGGCGCACCAGGCGGTCGTGGGTTACATCCGCAGTGTCACCGGCGGCCGGATGGCGGTCGACTTCACCCTCTGA
- a CDS encoding glutaredoxin family protein → MTSLTLISKPDCHLCDVAREIVETVVADLPEGRVAIEELSIADDPALYAQWWEKIPVVLVDGELHAHWRVSADRLRAALAEGVSA, encoded by the coding sequence GTGACCTCGCTGACCCTCATCTCGAAACCCGACTGCCATCTCTGCGACGTCGCTCGCGAGATCGTCGAGACTGTTGTCGCCGATCTGCCCGAGGGCCGGGTCGCGATCGAGGAGCTCTCGATCGCGGACGACCCCGCGCTGTACGCGCAGTGGTGGGAGAAGATCCCCGTCGTCCTCGTCGACGGTGAGCTGCACGCGCACTGGCGCGTGTCGGCCGACCGTCTGCGCGCCGCCCTCGCCGAAGGAGTCTCCGCATGA
- a CDS encoding 30S ribosomal protein bS22: MGSVIKKRRKRMAKKKHRKLLRKTRHQRRNKK; encoded by the coding sequence GTGGGTTCAGTCATCAAGAAGCGCCGCAAGCGCATGGCGAAGAAGAAGCACCGCAAGCTGCTTCGCAAGACTCGCCACCAGCGCCGCAACAAGAAGTAA
- a CDS encoding helix-turn-helix domain-containing protein → MSGISDVRFLTVAEVADLMRVSKMTVYRLVHSGELPAVRFGRSYRVPETAVTEALQRPIADVG, encoded by the coding sequence ATGTCGGGCATCTCGGATGTGCGCTTTCTCACCGTTGCGGAGGTGGCGGACCTCATGCGCGTGTCGAAGATGACCGTCTACCGCCTCGTCCACTCCGGAGAGCTCCCCGCAGTGCGCTTCGGTCGCAGCTATCGGGTTCCCGAAACGGCGGTCACCGAGGCACTGCAACGGCCTATCGCCGACGTCGGCTAG